One window of Biomphalaria glabrata chromosome 6, xgBioGlab47.1, whole genome shotgun sequence genomic DNA carries:
- the LOC129926611 gene encoding uncharacterized protein LOC129926611, translated as MILQIFVGVSLMQYVSSQCSYSSWMSSFDSKGQSKCNEINAYINGLDRNVVVNWGDDPLIYLEGAECCQPPSPWNTVEQQVVYEDWTSALDNDYSWAYCPVGYFLQGLYRSDTGWPRWSGYLFNLEHARCAKPANHPLNYGKCEYVDISVCMSQKRKCFCPDDSFITGLYRADGDDLYFLKKLYCCTLVEKELVMDEKSKIQTHIMDTTLWNMATLAHYMGYGWCYGCHGMAVGEDFNRNGDTWEADTHSFWGTSCDGDKNNERLNLVFGDWGFAVKEIIYGKSVTDDLQAESVDIGELYNNSTSTSTESVERTKTIQETITHSTTSSFTNSHELGIELEFEYAGVKGKASYKTTFEYSTSKTNEKSISETQGFTKQSSITLGPKEGARYEIIMNKRRTTVPYTAIITTKFSTEMRGFLRWEDGNGNFHQKYKTNRDRPTYNFRFGNANNTFYKDLKKQSDNNEGVWMWGMLFQKFPDARQVINRLTDETQYQFTLKGKLEKVEGTSVNVKWDKLKKNRRDVSKDKLPPRNITTYIAKASHADKPVVVEYPQVKLNKQEPFKPIQIPVTGLKV; from the coding sequence ATGATTTTGCAAATCTTTGTGGGCGTCAGCCTGATGCAGTATGTCAGCTCTCAATGCAGCTATTCCTCATGGATGTCCAGCTTTGATTCAAAAGGACAATCGAAATGTAATGAGATCAACGCTTACATCAATGGACTGGACAGAAATGTCGTTGTCAACTGGGGGGACGATCCTCTCATTTACTTAGAAGGTGCTGAATGTTGTCAACCCCCTTCTCCTTGGAATACCGTGGAACAGCAGGTAGTCTACGAGGACTGGACTTCTGCGCTAGACAATGATTACTCCTGGGCTTATTGTCCTGTAGGCTACTTCCTTCAAGGCTTATACAGGTCAGATACTGGATGGCCAAGATGGAGTGGCTATCTTTTCAACCTCGAGCATGCAAGATGCGCCAAACCTGCCAACCACCCATTGAATTATGGGAAATGTGAGTATGTTGACATAAGTGTCTGCATGAGTCAAAAACGTAAATGTTTTTGTCCAGATGACTCTTTTATAACCGGACTGTACCGAGCTGATggagatgacctttactttttgaaaaaactTTATTGCTGTACATTAGTAGAAAAAGAGTTAGTCATGGACGAGAAGAGTAAAATACAGACGCACATCATGGACACGACATTGTGGAATATGGCTACCTTAGCACATTACATGGGTTATGGCTGGTGCTATGGCTGCCACGGAATGGCTGTTGGTGAAGATTTTAACAGAAATGGGGACACATGGGAAGCTGATACACACTCGTTCTGGGGCACATCATGTGATGgtgataaaaataatgaaagacTCAACTTGGTTTTCGGAGATTGGGGATTTGCTGTGAAGGAAATTATTTATGGGAAAAGTGTCACAGATGATCTTCAAGCAGAAAGTGTAGACATTGGAGAACTTTACAATAATTCGACTTCAACTTCGACTGAATCTGTTGAAAGAACTAAGACGATCCAAGAAACTATTACTCATTCTACCACAAGTTCATTTACTAACAGTCACGAACTTGGGATAGAACTCGAATTTGAATATGCGGGAGTCAAGGGGAAAGCTTCTTATAAGACTACATTCGAATATTCAActtcaaaaacaaatgaaaagagtaTTTCTGAAACTCAAGGCTTTACCAAACAATCTTCCATCACGCTTGGACCAAAGGAAGGAGCTAGATACGAGATAATCATGAACAAACGGAGAACCACTGTACCGTACACTGCAATCATTACCACCAAGTTTTCTACAGAAATGAGAGGATTCTTGCGCTGGGAAGACGGTAATGGTAATTTCCatcaaaaatataaaactaacaGAGATAGACCCACCTACAATTTTCGCTTTGGAAacgccaacaacacattttacaAAGATCTAAAGAAACAAAGTGATAACAACGAAGGAGTCTGGATGTGGGGAATGTTATTTCAGAAGTTCCCAGATGCACGTCAAGTCATCAACAGACTTACTGATGAAACTCAATATCAATTTACTTTAAAAGGGAAACTTGAAAAAGTTGAAGGCACAAGTGTTAATGTTAAGTgggataaattaaaaaaaaatcgccgtGATGTCTCTAAAGATAAGCTTCCTCCAAGAAACATCACAACTTACATTGCTAAAGCAAGTCATGCTGATAAACCAGTTGTGGTTGAGTACCCACAGGTTAAGTTAAATAAACAGGAACCATTTAAACCTATTCAGATTCCTGTCACAGGATTGAAAGTCTAG